In Candidatus Zixiibacteriota bacterium, one genomic interval encodes:
- a CDS encoding ferritin codes for MMISQKVADRLNLQIKYEYYSFWLYQQMVFELETMGLKVFAQWFTEQAAEEQAHALKMAKYLLDQDAKVKLLALEEPQHEWNSVEEIVEAARDHEIQVTGNINECVDLAIEEKDHATRNFLNWFVDEQVEEVATANELLDLVRMAKTPDQILLLENRIMELRAPEGGE; via the coding sequence ATGATGATTTCACAGAAAGTTGCCGACCGACTCAATCTGCAGATCAAGTATGAATACTATTCTTTCTGGCTGTATCAGCAGATGGTTTTTGAGTTAGAGACGATGGGGCTGAAGGTCTTTGCGCAATGGTTCACCGAGCAGGCGGCTGAAGAGCAGGCGCACGCGCTCAAAATGGCCAAGTACCTACTGGATCAGGACGCCAAAGTCAAACTACTGGCGCTTGAAGAACCACAGCATGAATGGAACTCGGTCGAGGAGATCGTCGAAGCGGCCCGGGATCACGAGATACAGGTGACCGGTAATATCAACGAATGTGTTGATCTGGCTATCGAGGAAAAGGACCATGCCACGCGCAACTTCCTCAACTGGTTCGTTGACGAGCAGGTGGAAGAAGTAGCCACAGCCAACGAACTGCTCGATTTGGTGCGGATGGCCAAGACTCCGGATCAGATTCTGCTCTTGGAAAACCGCATTATGGAACTCCGCGCCCCGGAGGGCGGCGAGTAA
- a CDS encoding protein kinase, producing MTTEVKDKKEVRIGDYLVTGKIGQGGIAEIFRARQESLDRDVAVKILFPNLTTDPEIVRRFERESMVIGKLNHPNIVHVIDRGSAGGRYFFVMEYVDGTNLREIIDADKIGLKTKLDMLVSVCKALDYAHKNGVIHRDIKPANVLIDRQGNALVADFGIAQMVGTPESEATSTDVVMGTFAYMSPEQKVSSTNVDHTTDIYAVGVMLYEVLIGKKPMGRFKMPSEIDHNLDPRLDDIILKCLSQEPKDRYQSAVLLKDAILEVIGGTEAVSSPDDLSFDDSDSFMGKCRYLDTIKETKFGSTILVENKLNKRLYVIKKHNKGEAGRKEANLLKSVKHKNVINIFGAGGDKKSTVVISEYAPGGSLADRLVRRWEWEKAFGVIMQLAAGLDFIHKNNIVHGNLRPSNVLFDSSEVVKLTDFGLPIHYDGPNKKNWYSPPERKPSRQGDIYGMGVILHQMLTGRNPSYDSASNLRLDDMRGELPVDICNILIKLLAIRVVHRYKGAEEFMFDWSEAEKRKRDKVQRKEVKTVAAPPQKETPVWMYATLGLGIVILVLVVLYVSGALN from the coding sequence ATGACCACGGAAGTAAAGGACAAAAAGGAAGTCCGAATTGGTGACTATCTTGTCACCGGCAAGATCGGCCAGGGAGGTATCGCGGAGATTTTCCGTGCCCGCCAGGAGTCGCTGGACCGTGACGTTGCCGTCAAAATCCTGTTCCCCAACCTGACCACCGACCCGGAGATTGTCAGACGATTCGAGCGTGAGTCGATGGTCATCGGCAAGCTCAATCATCCCAACATCGTTCATGTGATTGATCGCGGCTCAGCCGGGGGGCGCTACTTTTTTGTCATGGAGTACGTCGACGGCACCAACCTGCGTGAGATTATCGACGCCGACAAGATAGGCCTGAAAACGAAACTCGACATGTTGGTGTCGGTCTGTAAGGCCCTCGACTATGCCCACAAGAACGGCGTCATTCATCGCGACATCAAACCGGCCAACGTGCTGATAGATCGCCAGGGTAACGCCCTGGTGGCCGATTTCGGTATCGCCCAGATGGTCGGCACACCCGAGAGCGAGGCGACTTCGACCGATGTTGTCATGGGCACTTTCGCCTACATGTCACCGGAGCAGAAAGTCAGCTCAACCAATGTCGATCACACTACCGACATCTACGCCGTAGGCGTGATGCTCTACGAAGTGCTGATCGGCAAGAAACCGATGGGTCGTTTCAAAATGCCCAGCGAGATCGATCACAATCTCGATCCCCGCCTGGACGACATAATCCTGAAATGTCTCTCCCAGGAGCCCAAAGACAGGTATCAATCGGCCGTGCTGTTGAAGGATGCTATCCTCGAAGTGATCGGCGGCACCGAGGCAGTTAGCAGCCCCGATGATCTGAGCTTTGATGATTCCGATTCATTCATGGGCAAGTGTCGCTACCTCGACACCATTAAAGAGACCAAGTTTGGCTCCACTATCTTAGTCGAGAACAAACTCAACAAGCGGCTCTATGTAATCAAGAAGCACAACAAGGGTGAAGCCGGGCGCAAAGAAGCCAACCTGTTGAAATCGGTCAAACATAAGAACGTGATCAACATTTTCGGCGCCGGCGGCGATAAGAAGTCGACCGTTGTCATATCCGAATACGCCCCCGGCGGTTCGCTGGCCGACCGGCTAGTGCGAAGATGGGAATGGGAAAAAGCGTTCGGGGTCATCATGCAACTGGCCGCCGGGCTGGATTTCATCCACAAGAACAATATCGTCCACGGCAATCTGCGACCATCCAATGTTCTGTTCGACAGCAGCGAAGTTGTCAAACTGACCGACTTCGGTTTGCCTATCCATTACGACGGACCCAACAAGAAAAACTGGTACTCGCCGCCCGAGCGCAAGCCCTCGCGTCAGGGGGACATTTACGGTATGGGTGTCATCCTGCATCAGATGCTGACCGGTCGCAATCCGAGCTATGATTCGGCCAGCAATCTAAGGCTCGACGACATGCGAGGTGAACTGCCGGTCGACATTTGCAATATTCTAATCAAGCTCCTGGCTATTCGCGTGGTTCATCGCTACAAGGGCGCCGAGGAGTTCATGTTTGACTGGTCCGAAGCCGAAAAGCGCAAACGCGACAAAGTGCAACGCAAGGAAGTCAAGACTGTGGCTGCGCCGCCGCAGAAAGAAACGCCGGTGTGGATGTACGCTACGCTCGGTTTGGGCATAGTCATCCTGGTGCTGGTTGTTTTGTACGTTTCCGGCGCGTTGAATTAG
- a CDS encoding T9SS type A sorting domain-containing protein encodes MKRHVLMILTATVLLLPTLAGAQFTSFAGSVSVDMVQAEPGQSFEVNVRIVGNDLAIAGMQLPLKYNSPHLTLDSVSYTTSLKPGGMSAISLIDNASDSVAISFYPNYNVFPVTTMPDSEGILATMHFTLSGLAPVGTIAIDSIYHGNSPIVWSGIGFSDALGEELKLPAAFIPGQITVQMPTGVDDESDGQLLPNRFEMAQNYPNPFNPTTVIEFALPTAGLATLEVFNVLGQKTAVLLDQRMPAGVHQVEFDAASSPSGIYFYRLSTKDKSLTKKMILIK; translated from the coding sequence ATGAAACGACATGTGCTAATGATTCTCACAGCGACCGTGCTGCTACTCCCCACCCTGGCCGGCGCGCAATTCACCAGTTTTGCGGGTTCCGTCTCGGTCGACATGGTCCAGGCTGAACCGGGCCAGAGTTTCGAAGTCAATGTTCGAATAGTCGGCAATGATCTGGCTATTGCCGGGATGCAACTGCCGCTGAAGTACAACAGCCCGCACCTGACTCTGGACTCGGTTTCCTATACTACTTCGCTGAAACCGGGCGGTATGAGCGCCATAAGTCTGATCGATAACGCTTCCGACAGCGTGGCAATCAGCTTCTATCCCAATTACAATGTTTTTCCGGTGACGACAATGCCTGACTCGGAGGGAATCCTGGCCACCATGCATTTCACCCTATCCGGGCTGGCGCCTGTTGGGACTATCGCCATCGACTCAATCTACCACGGCAATAGTCCGATCGTCTGGTCCGGGATCGGTTTTTCCGACGCCCTGGGGGAGGAACTCAAACTACCGGCCGCCTTTATTCCGGGTCAGATCACAGTCCAAATGCCCACTGGGGTTGATGATGAATCCGACGGCCAACTGCTCCCCAACCGATTCGAGATGGCTCAGAACTACCCCAATCCGTTCAACCCGACTACAGTGATTGAGTTTGCCCTGCCCACCGCCGGCCTGGCAACTCTTGAGGTGTTCAACGTCCTCGGCCAGAAAACGGCGGTGCTGCTGGATCAGCGTATGCCTGCCGGTGTCCACCAGGTTGAGTTCGATGCCGCCTCATCCCCCTCAGGCATTTATTTCTACCGCCTTTCCACAAAGGATAAGAGTCTGACCAAGAAAATGATTCTCATAAAATAA